TGGGACGTTTGATCCTATTTGGCTGAGTCAAAAGGAGCAATCTCTAGTCACAATGGAAGACCTCTTCGGTCGGCGCCCACCACTCGCCGGGCTTCGCCGTGTCGACCGGGTTTTGGCAGGGGTCGGTGAGTTTCCACCAGGCTTGCGTCACGGGGTCGGCCGCCATTTCGGCCATATCCCCTGCGAAATCATCGCCGATGTATTCAAAATAGCTGAACAAAAGGCCGTCGCGGTAAAAAATCGAGTAATTTCGGATATTGCACTTTTGAATCATGGCCAGCACTTCCGGCCAGGCGTTTGCGTGCAGTTTTTTGTACTCTTCGAGTTTTTCCGGACGGACTTTGATGACCGAACCA
The genomic region above belongs to Oscillospiraceae bacterium and contains:
- a CDS encoding L-rhamnose mutarotase; its protein translation is MKRYGSVIKVRPEKLEEYKKLHANAWPEVLAMIQKCNIRNYSIFYRDGLLFSYFEYIGDDFAGDMAEMAADPVTQAWWKLTDPCQNPVDTAKPGEWWAPTEEVFHCD